From a single Desulfurella sp. genomic region:
- the rpoC gene encoding DNA-directed RNA polymerase subunit beta' yields the protein ASNNRPLKSLSDTIKGKEGRFRRNLLGKRVDYSGRSVIVAGPDLRIDQCGLPKIMAYELFKPFIYNKLIEEGHALTVKNAKKIVEDKEPIVWDLLEDIVKEYPVMLNRAPTLHRISIQSFYPVLTDEKAIRLHPLVCAAFNADFDGDQMAVHVPISVEAQLESKVIMLSSHNIISPAHGNPIAVPSQDMVLGIYYMTKARENAKGESAIFANAWSVRLAYENGVVDLNAKIKYRVENTVINTTVGRVLFSEIVPKVVPFSLINKTIGKKDLNNLISYIYKNTDLPTTVAFLDDIKKMGFEMATKSGISISVDDILVPEDKSSIIEHAEEEARKIQNQYEQGLLTDSERYNKIVDLWNNVTEEISKVMMLKLGGAYNESFNPIFIMADSGARGSLQQMRQLAGIRGLMTKPSGDIIETPIKSNFKEGLNVIEYFVSTHGARKGLADTALKTANAGYLTRKLIDVAQDVFITMEDCGTTEGLEVSALIVNGEEIESLQERITGRICAEDIISPLTQELIVKENQEITEELAEKIVEAGIRSVKIFSVLTCKAKYGVCAKCYGRDLARGRKVEIGEAVGIIAAQSIGEPGTQLTLRTFHVGGTALRAGEKVNAETKKGGIVKYFNLRTSVNSENNNVILSRRDAAVLIIEPQIVCLNTGVVSIEQTKTDFVLKIDDKENYNIRKIDFINERDIIQNDANVVGKLIFNVENGQLVKEGDLLVGRILEIYTVPKNLPYGARIYVKDNDTIRRFIRTSEAGIVKFVVLKGQSFVEIDHFDNDIVDKHGAHIIIEDENGTLKKRYYLSIGSKVFVKSKSKVKAGDIIAGFDDVIKKRIMESDPSIYLSSTIIADWDSYTDFLLVDTDGYVRFVDIVNNVTLRVDIDKITGLKSNIIIESKNINLKPRIEIVDENGNVKISENTHEKAEYYLPPGIILQKENGDYVRPGDALGKIPREATKTTDITGGLPRLNDIFEAKKPKDSAVLSEISGVVSYEGEIKGKRKVVITSTIGKGEAKKEYLIARNKRILVYPGDRVQAGDPLTDGIINPHDILRILGEKVLRWHLVNEIQQVYKLQGVSINDKHIEIIVKQMLSKIIVEDSGDTDFIEGDLVDKFVFERKNQQAIENGRKPAIGKISLLGITKASLNTDSFISAASFQETVKVLTDAAISGSIDSLRGLKENVIVGRLIPVGTGQKRFDDMNIEMKILDK from the coding sequence GGGCATCAAACAACAGACCACTTAAATCACTTAGTGATACTATAAAAGGCAAAGAAGGACGATTTAGAAGAAATCTTCTGGGTAAAAGGGTTGATTATTCTGGAAGGTCTGTAATTGTAGCAGGTCCGGACCTAAGAATTGATCAATGCGGTTTGCCAAAAATTATGGCCTATGAGCTATTTAAACCATTTATTTATAATAAACTAATAGAAGAAGGTCACGCATTAACTGTGAAAAATGCTAAAAAGATTGTAGAAGATAAAGAACCTATAGTGTGGGATTTGCTGGAAGATATTGTAAAAGAATACCCTGTTATGCTAAATAGAGCACCCACATTACACAGAATTTCCATACAATCATTTTATCCAGTATTAACTGATGAAAAGGCAATAAGACTCCATCCTTTGGTATGCGCTGCTTTTAACGCGGATTTTGATGGAGATCAGATGGCTGTGCATGTTCCAATTAGCGTTGAAGCACAATTGGAATCAAAGGTGATAATGTTATCTTCTCATAATATTATTTCTCCTGCTCATGGTAATCCAATAGCTGTACCATCACAAGATATGGTTTTAGGGATTTACTATATGACAAAAGCAAGAGAAAACGCCAAGGGCGAGTCAGCAATATTTGCAAATGCCTGGAGTGTAAGACTGGCTTATGAAAATGGTGTGGTAGATTTAAATGCTAAAATAAAATATAGAGTTGAAAATACAGTTATTAATACTACAGTAGGCAGGGTTTTATTTAGTGAAATTGTACCAAAAGTAGTGCCATTTTCACTAATAAATAAGACAATAGGAAAAAAAGATCTTAATAACCTTATTTCGTATATTTATAAAAATACTGATTTACCAACCACTGTTGCTTTTTTAGATGACATTAAAAAAATGGGTTTTGAGATGGCAACAAAATCTGGTATATCAATTTCTGTTGACGATATACTGGTACCAGAAGACAAATCAAGTATTATTGAACATGCAGAAGAAGAGGCAAGAAAAATCCAAAATCAGTATGAGCAAGGTCTTCTAACAGATTCAGAGCGTTACAATAAAATTGTCGATCTTTGGAATAATGTTACAGAAGAAATATCAAAAGTTATGATGTTAAAATTGGGTGGCGCCTATAATGAAAGTTTTAACCCAATTTTTATTATGGCAGACTCTGGCGCTAGGGGTAGTCTGCAACAAATGAGGCAGCTTGCTGGAATCAGAGGTTTAATGACAAAACCTTCGGGTGACATTATTGAAACACCAATAAAATCTAATTTCAAAGAGGGTCTTAACGTTATTGAATACTTTGTTTCAACACACGGTGCAAGAAAAGGTCTTGCAGATACTGCATTAAAAACTGCAAATGCGGGTTATTTAACAAGAAAACTTATTGATGTGGCACAGGATGTTTTTATTACAATGGAAGACTGCGGTACTACAGAAGGTTTAGAAGTAAGTGCTTTAATTGTAAATGGTGAAGAAATTGAGTCACTTCAAGAAAGAATTACAGGTAGAATTTGCGCAGAAGATATAATTAGTCCTTTAACTCAAGAATTAATTGTAAAAGAAAATCAGGAAATTACAGAAGAATTAGCAGAAAAAATTGTTGAAGCCGGCATAAGAAGTGTAAAAATATTTTCTGTTCTAACCTGCAAAGCAAAATACGGTGTTTGTGCTAAATGTTATGGAAGGGATTTAGCTAGAGGTAGAAAAGTAGAAATTGGCGAAGCTGTTGGTATTATTGCCGCTCAATCTATTGGCGAACCTGGTACTCAATTAACGCTTAGAACATTCCACGTGGGTGGTACTGCTTTAAGAGCAGGGGAAAAAGTGAACGCAGAAACTAAAAAAGGCGGTATAGTAAAATATTTTAACTTAAGAACTTCTGTTAATTCGGAAAACAATAATGTTATATTAAGCAGAAGAGATGCAGCTGTATTAATTATAGAACCTCAAATTGTCTGTCTAAATACAGGAGTGGTAAGCATTGAACAGACAAAAACAGATTTTGTATTAAAAATAGACGATAAAGAAAACTACAATATTAGAAAAATTGATTTTATTAACGAAAGAGACATTATTCAAAATGATGCTAATGTTGTTGGAAAATTGATTTTTAATGTTGAAAATGGTCAGTTAGTAAAAGAAGGTGATCTTCTGGTTGGCAGAATACTTGAAATTTATACAGTACCAAAAAATTTACCCTATGGAGCAAGAATATATGTAAAAGATAATGATACTATAAGACGATTTATTAGAACCAGTGAGGCTGGTATTGTAAAATTTGTTGTATTAAAAGGACAATCATTTGTAGAAATCGATCATTTTGATAACGATATTGTAGATAAACATGGAGCCCATATTATAATTGAAGATGAAAATGGCACATTAAAAAAGAGATATTATCTATCTATAGGTAGTAAAGTTTTTGTTAAAAGCAAAAGCAAAGTAAAGGCAGGTGACATAATAGCTGGTTTCGATGATGTTATTAAAAAACGTATTATGGAATCCGATCCATCAATTTATTTATCAAGCACTATTATAGCAGATTGGGATTCTTATACGGACTTTTTGCTTGTCGATACAGATGGTTATGTAAGGTTTGTTGATATTGTTAACAATGTAACGCTAAGAGTTGATATAGATAAAATAACAGGTTTAAAAAGCAATATAATAATTGAAAGCAAGAATATCAACCTTAAACCCCGAATTGAAATTGTTGATGAGAATGGCAATGTAAAAATATCAGAAAATACTCACGAAAAAGCAGAATATTATCTTCCACCTGGCATAATTTTACAAAAAGAAAATGGAGATTATGTAAGGCCTGGTGATGCGCTTGGAAAAATACCAAGAGAAGCAACAAAAACCACCGATATTACCGGTGGTTTACCAAGATTAAATGATATATTTGAAGCAAAAAAGCCAAAAGACTCTGCTGTATTAAGTGAAATAAGTGGAGTAGTATCTTATGAGGGAGAAATCAAAGGAAAACGAAAGGTTGTTATAACATCAACAATAGGTAAAGGGGAAGCAAAAAAAGAATACTTGATTGCAAGGAATAAACGTATATTAGTTTACCCAGGTGATAGGGTTCAAGCAGGTGATCCGCTAACAGATGGTATTATAAACCCACACGATATTTTAAGAATATTAGGTGAAAAAGTTCTAAGGTGGCATTTAGTAAATGAGATACAGCAGGTTTATAAATTGCAAGGTGTATCTATAAATGACAAACATATAGAAATAATTGTAAAACAGATGCTGTCTAAGATTATTGTTGAAGACTCAGGGGATACAGATTTTATAGAAGGCGATTTAGTTGATAAATTTGTATTTGAAAGAAAAAACCAGCAAGCTATAGAAAATGGCAGAAAACCTGCAATAGGAAAAATCAGTTTACTGGGTATAACAAAAGCTTCTTTAAATACAGATAGTTTTATTTCTGCTGCATCATTTCAAGAAACAGTAAAAGTTTTAACAGATGCAGCTATAAGTGGCTCAATTGATTCACTTAGGGGATTAAAGGAAAATGTTATTGTGGGAAGGTTAATCCCGGTGGGGACAGGTCAAAAAAGATTTGATGATATGAATATTGAGATGAAAATTCTTGACAAATAA
- the rpsL gene encoding 30S ribosomal protein S12 → MPTINQLVRIGRKKVKEKTKTLALQGCPQRRGVCTRVYTTTPKKPNSALRKVARVKLTTGYEVTAYIPGEGHNLQEHSIVLVRGGRVKDLPGVRYHIIRGTLDTAGVNDRKQGRSKYGAKKPKEGAVNEKKKG, encoded by the coding sequence GTGCCAACTATTAACCAGTTAGTTAGAATAGGTAGAAAGAAAGTTAAAGAAAAAACGAAAACTTTAGCATTACAGGGTTGTCCACAAAGGAGAGGCGTTTGTACTAGAGTATACACAACTACTCCAAAGAAACCTAACTCAGCTTTAAGAAAGGTTGCTAGGGTTAAATTGACAACAGGATATGAAGTAACGGCTTATATACCAGGTGAAGGTCATAATTTACAGGAACACTCTATTGTTCTTGTAAGAGGTGGCAGGGTAAAAGATTTACCTGGTGTCAGGTATCATATAATAAGAGGTACACTTGATACTGCCGGTGTTAACGATAGAAAACAAGGTAGATCAAAGTACGGAGCTAAAAAACCCAAGGAAGGTGCTGTAAATGAGAAGAAGAAGGGCTGA
- the rpsG gene encoding 30S ribosomal protein S7 yields the protein MRRRRAEKRQTQSDLVYNSILIQKTINKIMYDGKKSLAQRIFYKSLDLVKEKTGQNPLEIFEQALNNIMPKLEVRPRRVGGATYQVPVEVRKERQVSLAIRWLVNYARQRNEKTMFEKLAGEILDAFNNRGGAIKKKEDTHKMAEANRAFAHYKW from the coding sequence ATGAGAAGAAGAAGGGCTGAGAAAAGACAAACACAAAGTGATTTGGTCTACAATAGTATATTAATTCAAAAAACTATTAATAAAATAATGTATGATGGAAAAAAATCTCTTGCTCAAAGGATATTTTACAAAAGTTTAGACCTTGTAAAAGAAAAAACTGGACAAAATCCATTAGAAATATTTGAACAAGCTCTAAACAATATTATGCCAAAGCTAGAAGTCCGTCCGAGAAGAGTTGGTGGTGCTACATACCAGGTGCCTGTAGAAGTTAGAAAAGAAAGGCAGGTTAGTCTTGCTATTCGCTGGCTTGTAAATTATGCAAGACAAAGAAATGAAAAAACAATGTTTGAAAAACTAGCAGGAGAAATTTTAGACGCTTTCAACAACAGAGGCGGCGCAATAAAGAAAAAAGAAGATACTCATAAAATGGCTGAAGCAAACAGGGCTTTTGCACACTATAAGTGGTGA